A genomic window from Streptomyces brevispora includes:
- a CDS encoding DUF5958 family protein, producing the protein MADPYIILNELAQELRPMPQGIEWFEGLSTEEQSNTLRLLSHFCIRARATAEDGPESIRRAGLRATHTPAVLITRGRIDQQLGKIASLTPHDERLKSFRLLIAVLAVADERRRERFCSDGCGHAWHRLSVDTPEASA; encoded by the coding sequence ATGGCTGATCCGTACATCATTCTCAACGAACTCGCCCAAGAGCTTCGACCGATGCCACAGGGAATCGAGTGGTTCGAGGGCCTCTCGACTGAGGAGCAGTCCAACACCCTGCGCCTCCTGTCACATTTCTGCATTCGGGCCCGCGCTACCGCCGAGGACGGCCCGGAAAGTATCCGACGCGCCGGGCTCCGCGCCACGCACACACCGGCAGTTCTGATCACACGAGGGCGGATCGACCAGCAACTCGGGAAGATCGCCAGTCTCACCCCGCACGACGAGCGACTCAAGTCATTCCGGCTACTGATCGCGGTGCTGGCCGTCGCCGACGAACGCCGACGAGAGCGCTTCTGCTCCGACGGTTGCGGCCACGCGTGGCATCGCCTGTCTGTCGACACCCCCGAAGCCTCGGCCTGA
- a CDS encoding helix-turn-helix domain-containing protein, producing the protein MASLNVGNLGEYLREQRRTAQLSLRQLADAAGVSNPYLSQIERGLRKPSAEVLQQVAKALRISAETLYVRAGILDERERDELETRAVILADPSINERQKSVLLQIYESFRKENGFEDEPGGEEGSASGADAPFNADGSAADTPSKRSKPSH; encoded by the coding sequence ATGGCATCACTCAACGTCGGCAATCTCGGCGAGTACCTGCGTGAGCAGCGGCGTACCGCGCAGCTGTCGCTGCGGCAGCTCGCCGATGCCGCCGGGGTGTCCAATCCCTACCTCAGCCAGATCGAGCGCGGGCTGCGCAAGCCCAGTGCCGAGGTGCTGCAGCAGGTCGCCAAGGCGCTGCGGATCTCCGCCGAGACCCTTTACGTACGGGCCGGGATCCTGGACGAGCGGGAGCGGGACGAGTTGGAGACGCGGGCGGTGATTCTGGCCGATCCGTCGATCAACGAGCGGCAGAAGAGCGTGCTGCTGCAGATCTACGAGTCCTTCCGCAAGGAGAACGGGTTCGAGGACGAGCCCGGGGGTGAGGAGGGGAGTGCGTCCGGTGCGGACGCGCCCTTCAATGCCGACGGCAGTGCTGCCGATACACCTTCAAAGCGTTCAAAACCCTCACACTGA
- a CDS encoding PP2C family protein-serine/threonine phosphatase — MPVPVPQQRSVPAAETSYGADLTLLVIEDDPAGTFTVPELPAAAGTRVRIRTARNLTEAGRLLTDDVDCVLLDLALPSAGEARTPRGEEADGLATLKHVLRIAPRHAVLALMAQDDLESAAEAVRVGAQDYLFRDELDGKLLSRAIRYAVERKRADVAQHQLTESRLRAQENARLERGLLPTPLLNGSDLRFAARYRPGRSRALLGGDFYDTVRTPDGTVHAMIGDVCGHGPDEAALGVELRIAWRALTLAGLCGDELLSTLQQVLEHERESEEIFATLCTVDIAPDGRRAGLCLAGHPAPLIARRGQVAQLLPYEDGGPALGLLPRARWPRRQVELGGSWSLMMYTDGLIEGRIGDGTQRLGQDGMVAMINRQLAEGLTGEELLEAAVTHVRELNGGELTDDVAVLLLDRDQEVMRRPAHNGDRGRSIPRPCPGQVSPAGAQRPPL, encoded by the coding sequence ATGCCCGTACCCGTACCGCAGCAGCGTTCCGTTCCCGCTGCGGAGACCAGCTATGGCGCCGACCTCACGCTCCTGGTGATCGAGGACGACCCCGCGGGCACCTTCACCGTCCCGGAACTCCCGGCCGCGGCCGGCACCCGGGTCCGCATCCGTACCGCCCGCAACCTGACCGAGGCGGGCCGGCTCCTCACCGACGACGTGGACTGCGTCCTGCTCGACCTGGCCCTGCCGTCCGCCGGCGAGGCACGCACCCCCCGGGGCGAGGAGGCGGACGGGCTGGCCACCCTCAAGCACGTCCTGCGGATCGCGCCCCGGCACGCCGTACTCGCCCTCATGGCGCAGGACGACCTCGAGTCGGCCGCCGAGGCGGTACGGGTCGGTGCGCAGGACTACCTCTTCCGGGACGAGCTCGACGGCAAGCTGCTCAGCCGGGCCATCCGCTACGCCGTCGAACGCAAGCGCGCCGACGTCGCGCAGCACCAGCTCACCGAGTCCCGGCTGCGGGCCCAGGAGAACGCCCGTCTGGAACGCGGTCTGCTCCCCACACCGCTGCTCAACGGCTCCGACCTGCGCTTCGCCGCCCGCTACCGCCCCGGCCGCAGCCGTGCGCTGCTCGGCGGGGACTTCTACGACACGGTCCGTACACCCGACGGAACGGTCCACGCGATGATCGGCGACGTCTGCGGGCACGGCCCGGACGAGGCGGCGCTCGGCGTGGAGCTGCGCATCGCGTGGCGGGCGCTGACACTGGCCGGACTCTGCGGCGACGAACTGCTCTCCACGCTCCAGCAGGTCCTGGAGCACGAACGGGAGAGCGAGGAGATCTTCGCGACCCTCTGCACGGTCGACATCGCCCCCGACGGCCGCCGCGCGGGCCTCTGCCTGGCGGGTCACCCGGCACCGCTGATCGCCCGCCGGGGACAGGTGGCGCAGCTGCTTCCGTACGAGGACGGCGGCCCGGCGCTCGGCCTGCTGCCGCGCGCCCGGTGGCCGCGCCGACAGGTGGAACTGGGCGGTTCCTGGAGCCTGATGATGTACACGGACGGACTGATCGAGGGCCGGATCGGAGACGGTACGCAGCGCCTCGGGCAGGACGGAATGGTCGCGATGATCAACCGTCAGCTGGCCGAGGGGCTGACCGGCGAGGAGCTGCTGGAGGCGGCCGTCACCCACGTCCGCGAGCTGAACGGCGGCGAGCTGACCGACGATGTCGCGGTCCTGCTGCTCGACCGCGACCAGGAGGTCATGCGCCGCCCGGCGCACAACGGCGACCGGGGCCGGAGCATTCCGCGCCCCTGCCCCGGACAGGTGTCACCCGCAGGCGCTCAACGCCCGCCGTTGTAG
- a CDS encoding C40 family peptidase, with translation MNRRHSAAAAITLVCALAVLAAPVQAFAAPAPPAPEQPGMPGVSGASGASGASGASGKKSLEEVRAEIDDLYREAGAATDAYLLAEERAEKQSGEIVKLAQAIVEGQAKIAELKSRAGAQAREQYRNAGLPPGAQLMLSGDPQLFLDGVTRARQGQQAAKGVLAELNRTQEDLKTYTQDASTNWTKLEANRVKQAKAKKKINAQIAAAKKLESRLEKKERARLLELEQQAEYKSQTAWLSSGALKEINREASASGKEAVAYATAQIGKPYGWGDEGPKSYDCSGLTSQAWAAAGHPIPRTSQEQWRQLPHIAIKDMRPGDLIIYFGDATHVGMYIGDGAIVHAPRPGRNITLAGAGSMEILGVVRPDK, from the coding sequence GTGAACCGACGCCACAGTGCGGCCGCTGCGATCACGCTGGTCTGCGCGCTGGCCGTACTGGCCGCACCGGTCCAGGCCTTCGCCGCACCGGCACCGCCCGCGCCGGAACAGCCGGGGATGCCGGGAGTATCGGGGGCATCGGGGGCATCGGGGGCATCGGGGGCATCGGGGAAGAAAAGCCTCGAAGAGGTGCGCGCGGAGATCGACGACCTGTACCGCGAGGCCGGGGCGGCCACGGACGCGTACCTCCTCGCCGAGGAGCGGGCCGAGAAGCAGTCGGGCGAGATCGTCAAGCTCGCGCAGGCCATAGTCGAGGGCCAGGCGAAGATCGCCGAGCTCAAGAGCAGGGCGGGCGCCCAGGCCCGTGAGCAGTACCGCAACGCCGGACTGCCGCCCGGCGCCCAGCTGATGCTCAGCGGCGACCCGCAGCTCTTCCTGGACGGGGTCACCCGGGCCCGCCAGGGCCAGCAGGCCGCCAAGGGGGTCCTGGCTGAACTGAACAGGACCCAGGAGGACCTGAAGACGTACACGCAGGACGCGAGCACCAACTGGACCAAGCTCGAAGCCAACCGCGTCAAGCAGGCCAAGGCCAAGAAGAAGATCAACGCACAGATCGCGGCGGCGAAGAAGCTGGAGTCCCGGCTGGAGAAGAAGGAGCGGGCCCGGCTCCTTGAGCTGGAACAGCAGGCGGAGTACAAGTCCCAGACCGCCTGGCTGAGTTCCGGCGCCCTGAAGGAGATCAACCGCGAGGCGAGCGCGAGCGGCAAGGAGGCGGTGGCCTACGCGACCGCGCAGATCGGCAAGCCGTACGGATGGGGCGACGAAGGCCCCAAGTCGTACGACTGCTCGGGGCTGACGTCCCAGGCATGGGCGGCGGCCGGGCATCCGATCCCGCGCACCTCGCAGGAGCAGTGGCGGCAGCTGCCGCACATCGCCATCAAGGACATGCGCCCCGGCGACCTGATCATCTACTTCGGCGACGCCACGCACGTCGGGATGTACATCGGCGACGGCGCGATCGTGCACGCCCCGCGCCCCGGCCGGAACATCACGCTCGCGGGGGCGGGCTCGATGGAGATCCTCGGTGTCGTACGCCCGGACAAGTGA
- a CDS encoding DUF4240 domain-containing protein, producing MDIDSFWKLIEECRRQTRGRDERLAWLRDELSRRPLTEIVQFQVRLDEVTREAFTWDLWAAAERIFGGWCSDDGFCYFGLWMVGIGREAFVRAVIDPDSLADTPEVQCLVGRPRELWNDDWPEWESLDYVAMEAYGLQTRADDDCGDAFYEAVEAEQGAVGGNPGPRGEQWDVRCEDEAMRKLPRLSAMFPLRPLAR from the coding sequence GTGGACATCGATTCCTTCTGGAAGCTCATCGAAGAGTGCCGACGGCAGACGCGGGGCCGGGACGAACGGCTGGCGTGGTTGCGTGACGAATTGTCGCGGAGGCCGCTGACAGAGATCGTGCAGTTCCAGGTTCGCCTGGACGAAGTGACGCGTGAAGCCTTCACCTGGGATCTCTGGGCTGCTGCGGAGCGGATCTTCGGCGGCTGGTGTTCGGACGACGGATTCTGCTACTTCGGCCTGTGGATGGTGGGGATCGGTCGGGAAGCCTTCGTGCGGGCAGTGATCGATCCCGACTCTCTGGCCGACACTCCAGAGGTTCAGTGCCTGGTGGGTCGCCCTCGGGAGCTCTGGAACGACGACTGGCCGGAGTGGGAGTCTCTCGACTACGTCGCCATGGAGGCGTATGGACTACAGACCCGCGCGGATGACGACTGCGGCGACGCATTCTATGAAGCCGTCGAAGCCGAGCAGGGCGCTGTAGGCGGCAATCCAGGGCCGCGCGGCGAGCAGTGGGACGTGCGATGCGAAGACGAGGCGATGCGCAAACTGCCGAGGCTGAGCGCGATGTTTCCCCTCCGGCCACTGGCCCGGTAG
- a CDS encoding barstar family protein, whose translation MWSGHDSAVHEDENKRVSARYTLTETENGHVWGVCAEAEGMFRESQRGTYELFGWVPEESGVPTWVGSRVWLVPDDEALDAWLLEDAEGLEQLPGTDSLLLTGMDDYEGPPGGHRGRVRLHDGHRWLGSCREFTRVLSPEQVPPPLVLRGLAQSDQLRVALMKGTRRALDLEEAALEIRDGEGELLTDRLLWATVSGWRPSACGADLIDLELDGGRFTPVPEYARPIWEQWLSGPPDAVNAWAGLDTRRRGAWHDLVRERACRRTHCDRPTGHPYELDGQHITDEPALYLALGEAINGPGGYFGGCLAALDDCLRGTFGYTAPATLLWRDAATAREYLSHALTPDGQPYDLFSAVLEALDQGGMDVTLA comes from the coding sequence ATGTGGTCGGGGCATGATTCCGCTGTGCATGAGGACGAGAACAAGCGCGTGAGCGCGCGGTACACGCTGACCGAGACTGAGAACGGCCATGTCTGGGGCGTCTGCGCCGAGGCGGAGGGAATGTTCAGGGAATCCCAGCGCGGGACGTACGAGCTGTTCGGTTGGGTTCCGGAGGAATCAGGCGTACCCACTTGGGTCGGCAGCCGGGTGTGGCTGGTGCCGGACGATGAGGCACTCGACGCCTGGCTACTGGAGGACGCAGAGGGCTTGGAGCAACTCCCCGGGACGGACAGTCTGCTGCTCACCGGCATGGACGACTATGAAGGTCCGCCGGGGGGGCACAGAGGGCGCGTTCGCCTGCACGACGGGCACCGCTGGCTGGGCTCCTGCCGGGAATTCACCCGTGTCCTGTCGCCCGAGCAGGTGCCGCCCCCGCTGGTCCTACGGGGGCTCGCCCAGAGTGATCAGCTGAGAGTGGCGCTGATGAAGGGCACCCGGCGGGCGCTGGATCTGGAGGAGGCTGCTCTGGAGATACGGGACGGCGAAGGTGAGCTACTTACTGATCGGCTGCTGTGGGCCACAGTCAGTGGCTGGCGCCCGTCCGCCTGCGGAGCCGACCTGATCGACCTGGAGCTCGACGGAGGCCGCTTCACACCCGTTCCCGAATACGCCCGGCCCATCTGGGAGCAGTGGCTCTCCGGGCCGCCGGACGCCGTGAACGCCTGGGCCGGCCTCGATACCCGCCGCCGCGGGGCCTGGCATGACCTCGTCCGAGAGCGGGCCTGTCGGCGCACCCACTGCGACCGGCCAACCGGTCACCCCTACGAACTAGACGGCCAGCACATCACCGACGAACCAGCCCTCTACCTGGCACTCGGCGAGGCTATCAACGGGCCCGGCGGTTACTTCGGCGGCTGTCTCGCCGCCCTTGACGACTGCCTGCGCGGCACCTTCGGCTACACCGCCCCCGCCACTCTGCTTTGGCGAGACGCCGCGACCGCACGCGAGTACCTGTCCCACGCCCTGACACCGGATGGCCAGCCTTACGACCTGTTCTCCGCAGTCCTTGAGGCCCTGGACCAGGGTGGCATGGATGTCACTCTGGCATGA
- a CDS encoding TnsA-like heteromeric transposase endonuclease subunit — MGLGGTSDTAPLDVGGFEVGWRDAKGEHRRPLSEAEEVEFETGLPVRGFPSYRGQRNFPGLYWSATTGGHVGFESWLERDHAMLLDFTPEVTGLLSQPLWLFWQNDKGRVEALLAEQHGAGVVPMPSKTTFYRLVEAVSAGTHAFGSAASRRSQARRPEGMFTPSAACRPGELVQIDTTPLDVLVILEDGVSGRPELTIAVDVATRTICAAVLRPAGTKAVEARDHQASPRPSPRRSPALPTARHLGRRQPPLPCRSPTGARYR, encoded by the coding sequence ATGGGGTTGGGTGGGACGAGTGATACGGCACCGCTGGACGTGGGCGGATTCGAAGTCGGTTGGCGGGATGCCAAAGGTGAACACCGCCGACCGCTGAGTGAGGCGGAGGAGGTCGAGTTCGAGACGGGACTGCCAGTACGTGGCTTCCCTTCATACCGCGGCCAGCGGAACTTCCCGGGCCTGTACTGGTCGGCCACAACAGGCGGGCATGTGGGGTTCGAGTCGTGGCTGGAGCGGGATCACGCGATGCTGCTGGACTTCACACCCGAGGTGACTGGTCTGCTGTCGCAGCCGCTGTGGCTGTTCTGGCAGAACGACAAGGGCCGGGTCGAGGCCCTGCTTGCCGAGCAGCACGGGGCCGGGGTGGTGCCGATGCCGTCGAAGACGACGTTCTACCGGCTTGTCGAGGCAGTGAGCGCGGGCACGCACGCCTTCGGTTCGGCTGCTTCCCGCCGCTCCCAAGCTCGTCGGCCCGAGGGAATGTTCACGCCGTCCGCGGCCTGCCGACCGGGCGAGCTGGTGCAGATCGACACGACTCCACTGGATGTGCTCGTGATCCTGGAGGACGGGGTGAGCGGTCGTCCGGAACTGACTATCGCCGTTGACGTGGCGACCCGGACAATCTGCGCGGCGGTGCTGCGGCCAGCGGGCACCAAGGCGGTCGAGGCGCGGGATCACCAGGCCAGTCCTCGCCCATCGCCCCGCAGATCTCCAGCTCTGCCGACGGCACGGCATCTGGGTAGACGGCAACCGCCACTACCGTGTCGGTCACCTACCGGAGCTCGGTACCGCTGA
- a CDS encoding MerR family transcriptional regulator produces the protein MELLTIGTFAKASRLSPKALRLYDELGLLTPARVDPVTGYRLYAPEQLDQARLVAWLRRLGMPLARIQHICTLEADSAAQEIRAFWAQVEADTAARRDLATFLIDHLSWKDPAMSPIAKPLGIRYAALSDTGLVRESNQDTVYAGSRLLAVADGFGSQGAPASAAAVDALKHLETNSIPAGNLLDVLDDAIEQAKQAVHGVSGAGSCSEEAGTTLTAMLWTGSQLALVHIGDSRVHLLRDGELFQITHDHTMVQSMVDEGRLSPEEAASHPQRSLLIRALGQGADATPDMRLHDAQQGDRYLLCSDGLSTVVPTEEIRRVLSEISDPEQAVSELIALANGSGGPDNVSCVVADVTELQQ, from the coding sequence ATGGAATTGCTGACCATCGGAACGTTCGCGAAAGCGTCCCGGCTGTCGCCGAAGGCTCTGCGTCTTTACGACGAACTCGGCCTGCTGACCCCCGCTCGCGTCGACCCGGTGACCGGCTACCGCCTCTACGCACCGGAGCAACTGGACCAGGCCCGACTGGTCGCCTGGCTCCGACGCCTGGGGATGCCCCTGGCCCGTATCCAGCACATCTGCACGCTGGAGGCGGATTCGGCGGCCCAGGAGATCCGCGCGTTCTGGGCCCAGGTCGAAGCCGATACCGCCGCACGGCGGGACCTGGCCACCTTCCTCATCGACCACCTCTCCTGGAAGGACCCAGCCATGTCCCCGATCGCCAAGCCCCTGGGCATCCGTTACGCCGCTCTTTCCGACACCGGCCTCGTCCGCGAGAGCAACCAGGACACCGTCTACGCAGGGTCCCGTCTGCTCGCCGTCGCCGACGGCTTCGGCAGTCAAGGAGCCCCCGCCAGCGCAGCCGCCGTCGACGCGCTCAAGCACCTCGAAACCAACAGCATCCCGGCAGGCAATCTCCTCGATGTCCTCGACGACGCCATCGAACAGGCCAAACAGGCGGTGCACGGCGTCTCCGGGGCCGGCTCTTGCTCCGAAGAGGCCGGGACCACGCTCACCGCGATGCTCTGGACCGGCTCGCAACTGGCCCTCGTTCACATCGGCGACTCCCGCGTCCACCTCCTGCGCGACGGAGAACTGTTCCAGATCACGCACGACCACACCATGGTGCAGTCGATGGTCGACGAAGGACGCCTCAGCCCGGAAGAAGCCGCCTCCCACCCCCAGCGGTCACTGCTGATACGAGCCCTGGGCCAAGGAGCCGACGCCACCCCCGACATGCGTCTTCACGACGCCCAGCAGGGAGACCGTTACCTGCTCTGCTCCGACGGTCTGTCCACCGTCGTGCCGACCGAAGAAATCCGCCGGGTGCTCTCCGAGATCAGCGATCCGGAGCAGGCCGTCAGCGAACTCATCGCCCTCGCCAACGGCTCCGGCGGCCCCGACAACGTCAGCTGCGTGGTCGCCGACGTCACGGAGCTCCAGCAGTAG
- a CDS encoding DUF2516 family protein: MLLSGFNSFLGLIYTAMLVLAVVALIMAAVAREDAYRAADKQTKTFWLIILGITVVVNLWVPIIFVQIAGLVATIVFFVDVRPALKAITGGSNRRGGSSSDGPYGPYNGGR; this comes from the coding sequence ATGTTGCTCTCAGGCTTCAACTCATTCCTCGGGCTGATCTACACGGCAATGCTCGTCCTCGCCGTGGTCGCCCTGATCATGGCCGCGGTCGCTCGCGAGGACGCCTACCGGGCCGCCGACAAGCAGACCAAGACGTTCTGGCTGATCATCCTCGGCATCACGGTGGTGGTGAACCTCTGGGTGCCCATCATCTTCGTGCAGATCGCCGGCCTGGTCGCGACCATCGTGTTCTTCGTGGACGTACGGCCCGCGCTCAAGGCCATCACGGGCGGCAGCAATCGCCGCGGCGGCTCGAGCAGCGACGGGCCGTACGGGCCCTACAACGGCGGGCGTTGA
- a CDS encoding IS3 family transposase (programmed frameshift) produces MYHASPGGTYASVAKDLGVNHETLRTWVRDAEQAARPGAGEASAMEKENRQLRARVKELELEREILRRAAKYFGGGDQLVSSRFQFVDDHRGAFGVKRLCRILAVSRSGFYRWIAGADARAGRVRADADLAERITAIHAESDGTYGAPRVTAELRDAGVRVNHKRVARVMRARGIVGFHLRKKVRTTIPEPSATPVPDLLRRDFTAKTPNTKYVGDVTYLPVGSGQFLYLATVLDLCSKRLAGWSIADHMRTGLVTDALKAAAAVRGADGLRGAIFHSDNGAQYASKEFAQVCTDLGVVRSRGAVGTSADNAAAESFNATMKRETLQGKNRWSDARSARLAVFRWATRYNTRRRHSSIGQISPNAFEQRSVTLTTAA; encoded by the exons CTGTACCACGCCAGCCCGGGTGGGACGTACGCGTCGGTGGCCAAGGACCTGGGCGTCAACCACGAGACGCTCCGCACCTGGGTGCGGGATGCCGAGCAGGCCGCCCGGCCCGGCGCCGGCGAGGCCAGCGCGATGGAGAAGGAGAACCGGCAGTTGCGGGCGCGAGTGAAGGAACTCGAGCTCGAGCGGGAGATCCTGCGGAGGGCCGCGAAGTATTTTG GCGGCGGAGACCAGCTGGTGAGCAGTCGCTTCCAGTTCGTTGACGATCATCGTGGCGCCTTCGGCGTCAAGCGGCTGTGCCGGATCCTGGCCGTCTCGCGGTCCGGGTTCTACCGTTGGATCGCCGGCGCGGACGCGCGGGCCGGGCGGGTCAGGGCGGATGCCGACCTCGCCGAGCGGATCACCGCCATCCACGCCGAGTCCGACGGGACTTACGGCGCCCCGCGGGTCACCGCCGAGCTTCGCGACGCCGGAGTACGCGTCAATCACAAACGCGTCGCACGGGTCATGCGTGCGCGAGGCATCGTCGGCTTCCACCTGCGCAAGAAGGTCCGCACCACCATCCCCGAGCCGTCGGCGACACCGGTTCCCGACCTGCTACGGCGCGACTTCACCGCGAAGACGCCGAACACGAAGTACGTGGGTGACGTAACGTATCTCCCCGTCGGGAGCGGCCAATTCCTTTACCTGGCAACGGTGTTGGACCTGTGCTCGAAGCGCCTGGCGGGCTGGTCGATCGCCGACCACATGCGCACCGGGCTGGTCACCGACGCGCTCAAGGCTGCGGCGGCGGTCCGGGGCGCCGACGGCCTGCGCGGAGCGATCTTCCACAGCGACAACGGGGCGCAATACGCCTCGAAGGAGTTCGCCCAGGTCTGCACCGACCTCGGCGTAGTTAGATCGCGCGGTGCGGTGGGCACGAGCGCGGACAACGCCGCCGCCGAGTCGTTCAACGCGACCATGAAACGCGAGACGCTTCAGGGAAAGAATCGCTGGTCAGATGCCCGATCGGCCCGCCTCGCGGTCTTCCGATGGGCCACCCGCTACAACACCAGAAGGAGGCACTCCAGCATCGGCCAGATCAGCCCGAACGCCTTCGAACAACGATCAGTTACGCTGACCACCGCCGCATGA